The Nitrososphaerota archaeon genome has a segment encoding these proteins:
- the prf1 gene encoding peptide chain release factor 1 gives MSSKVDSVALYRTKKILKELADKKGRGTELVTVYVPPKKALHDVINNLREEYGTASNIKSDTTRNHVQDALVKSQQRLKLYNKTPENGIVLFVGALPTNGPGSEQVFVYEVMPPKAVQTYLYRCDDHFHLEHLRDMLREENVIGILSIDTTEAGLGIVTGEKVEIVDIVTSGVPGKSSKGGQSARRYERLREMELTDYFNRVSRHCTRVFIDSNSVKGMIIAGPGQTKDDFLKGEFLDYRLQKNVIAVIDGAYSGAEGVREAFEKAADAMSNLRVVEERKLVQKFLREVNSDNPLAVYTIQEVIKAVQQSKAHAILVSEELDLTEIKVTCKKCGEEKTRIVKRENYVAEKQKLIAEPSKCSSTDYEVLERDIVDILDELALETGAKLEVISGKTEEGQMLKSFGGIAALLRYR, from the coding sequence ATGAGTAGCAAGGTAGATTCTGTAGCACTTTATCGAACAAAGAAGATTCTCAAGGAGCTAGCCGATAAAAAGGGCAGAGGGACGGAACTGGTGACGGTCTACGTGCCTCCGAAGAAGGCTCTACATGATGTCATAAACAATTTGAGGGAAGAATATGGTACCGCATCAAACATAAAATCTGACACTACAAGGAACCACGTACAGGATGCGCTGGTTAAGAGCCAGCAAAGATTGAAACTGTATAATAAAACACCCGAAAATGGAATAGTGCTCTTTGTAGGCGCGCTGCCAACAAATGGTCCCGGTAGCGAGCAGGTCTTTGTCTATGAAGTGATGCCTCCCAAGGCCGTCCAGACCTATCTTTACAGATGCGACGACCACTTCCACCTTGAACATTTGAGGGATATGCTAAGAGAGGAGAACGTCATCGGGATTCTGTCGATAGATACGACTGAAGCAGGCCTTGGCATCGTTACAGGTGAAAAAGTGGAGATCGTCGACATCGTGACATCCGGAGTGCCGGGAAAGTCGTCAAAGGGAGGTCAATCAGCAAGGAGGTACGAGAGACTTCGAGAGATGGAGCTTACGGACTATTTCAACAGAGTTTCCAGGCATTGCACCAGAGTTTTCATAGACTCGAACAGCGTGAAGGGCATGATAATTGCAGGTCCAGGACAGACCAAAGACGACTTTCTCAAGGGCGAGTTTCTTGACTATAGATTGCAGAAGAATGTCATAGCGGTCATAGATGGGGCTTATTCTGGTGCTGAAGGCGTTAGGGAGGCTTTTGAGAAGGCTGCAGACGCAATGAGCAATCTGAGGGTCGTGGAAGAGAGGAAGCTGGTTCAAAAGTTCCTTCGGGAAGTGAATTCAGATAACCCTCTTGCAGTTTATACAATTCAGGAAGTCATAAAGGCCGTTCAGCAGTCAAAGGCACATGCAATTCTTGTATCTGAAGAACTAGACCTTACGGAGATAAAGGTCACCTGCAAAAAGTGTGGAGAAGAAAAAACGCGTATAGTTAAGAGAGAGAATTATGTTGCAGAGAAGCAGAAACTCATTGCAGAACCTAGCAAATGTAGCTCTACTGACTATGAAGTTTTGGAAAGAGACATCGTGGACATCCTTGACGAATTAGCCTTGGAAACTGGTGCCAAGTTAGAGGTTATTTCTGGTAAGACGGAAGAGGGGCAGATGCTGAAGAGCTTTGGAGGAATAGCGGCACTTCTAAGGTACAGATAG
- the pyrH gene encoding UMP kinase, translating into MGLKGKIVVKLSGSLFEPSKEEPARIRKIAKALQRLSDDGYGIVAVAGGGKVARQYIEAGRALGTDESSLDQIGIEVSRLNARLLVSALKGAYQEVPISLEEVARMAESKNIVVTGGLHPGHSTNAVAALIAEKIRADIFINATDVDGVYSVDPRKDKKGKLLKEVNTKKLTEMLMDDAMQAGTYDLMDLVALKIIQRSKVKTRIVKCSGDTIIAAAKGKPLGTLVTI; encoded by the coding sequence ATTGGTTTGAAGGGCAAGATAGTTGTAAAGCTGAGCGGGAGCCTGTTCGAGCCTAGCAAAGAAGAGCCTGCAAGAATCAGGAAGATAGCTAAAGCTCTGCAAAGATTGAGTGACGATGGATATGGAATAGTTGCTGTGGCTGGAGGGGGCAAGGTTGCCAGACAGTATATAGAAGCTGGCAGGGCTCTTGGTACAGATGAATCGAGTTTAGACCAAATTGGTATAGAGGTATCGAGGTTGAATGCGAGGCTCCTGGTTTCAGCATTAAAAGGAGCATACCAAGAAGTGCCTATATCTCTAGAAGAAGTAGCAAGAATGGCAGAGTCAAAAAATATCGTCGTGACTGGAGGGTTACATCCCGGGCATAGTACCAATGCAGTTGCAGCTCTGATAGCAGAAAAGATCAGGGCTGATATCTTCATCAATGCGACTGATGTTGACGGCGTTTATTCTGTAGACCCAAGGAAAGACAAAAAGGGAAAGCTGCTGAAGGAAGTTAACACAAAGAAACTTACAGAGATGCTGATGGACGATGCGATGCAGGCTGGGACGTACGACCTTATGGATCTTGTAGCATTGAAGATTATTCAGCGCTCCAAAGTGAAGACAAGAATTGTGAAATGTTCAGGCGATACTATAATTGCAGCAGCAAAGGGAAAGCCACTTGGAACTCTGGTCACAATTTAG
- the dinB gene encoding DNA polymerase IV, with protein MDAFYASVEQREDPKIRGLPVIVGADPKGGAGRGVVASCSYEARKYGLHSAMPISQAYKLCSNGIYLMPRFFLYERVSRDIMKILKKYADRFEQVSIDEAFLDVSEKVKEFPDSEALAQKIKQDVYTRERIICSLGIAPTKIVAKIATDVGKPNGLVVVEAGDVKRFLAPLPVSKIPGVGKKTQMILQNIGITKIEDLAKTPMQVLTEKLGKHALWLYSVANGMDDSEVTGFWEPKSISSESTFENDTDNAEELKRTIEELAEEVHRRATVDSYLFKTIGLKVRLEGFETFTRAKSLTAYTDSKEIIINSALAMLKEFEKKKKIRLLGVKVSMLLKVETAQKKLLAWMK; from the coding sequence ATGGATGCCTTCTACGCATCTGTCGAGCAGAGAGAAGACCCCAAGATTAGAGGTCTACCAGTAATAGTTGGCGCAGACCCTAAAGGAGGCGCTGGGAGGGGCGTGGTCGCATCATGTTCGTACGAAGCAAGGAAGTACGGCCTGCATTCGGCCATGCCAATCTCTCAAGCCTACAAACTGTGCTCTAACGGGATATACTTGATGCCGAGGTTCTTCCTATACGAAAGGGTTTCAAGAGACATAATGAAGATTTTGAAGAAATATGCTGACAGGTTTGAGCAGGTTAGCATAGACGAAGCGTTCTTGGATGTCAGCGAAAAGGTCAAAGAATTCCCCGATTCTGAAGCCCTTGCCCAGAAGATAAAGCAGGATGTATATACCCGTGAAAGAATCATCTGCTCGCTAGGGATTGCCCCAACCAAGATAGTTGCCAAGATTGCCACGGATGTTGGAAAGCCGAACGGGCTTGTTGTAGTCGAAGCTGGCGATGTAAAACGGTTCCTCGCACCTCTCCCGGTTTCAAAAATTCCCGGAGTCGGAAAGAAGACGCAAATGATACTGCAGAACATAGGAATAACAAAGATAGAAGATTTAGCAAAAACGCCTATGCAAGTTCTTACTGAAAAATTGGGCAAGCATGCCTTATGGCTATACAGCGTTGCAAACGGAATGGATGATAGCGAAGTAACTGGCTTCTGGGAGCCGAAATCGATTAGTAGCGAGAGCACCTTCGAGAATGATACTGACAACGCAGAGGAGTTGAAAAGAACCATAGAGGAGCTCGCAGAGGAAGTCCATAGAAGGGCAACCGTTGACAGTTACCTCTTCAAAACCATAGGCCTGAAGGTAAGGCTTGAGGGATTTGAAACCTTTACTAGGGCTAAGAGCCTAACCGCCTACACAGATTCAAAAGAAATCATCATAAACAGCGCTCTTGCTATGCTGAAGGAATTTGAAAAGAAGAAAAAGATCAGGCTACTAGGAGTGAAGGTCTCCATGCTCCTTAAGGTCGAAACAGCCCAGAAGAAACTGCTTGCTTGGATGAAATGA